Below is a genomic region from Catenuloplanes atrovinosus.
TGCGAGTAGAGGCCCTTGCGCCGGGCCAGGTCGACCTGTTCCTCGTACGGCCGGTACGAGTCGGTGATCCCGATCGTCACGCCCTGCGCCTTGGCGTCCGCGATCAGCTGCGTCAGCTTCTCCGCGGCCGGCCCCCACAGCCGGTGCCCGGTGCCACCGACCTGGCCGAGCGCGGACGCCGGGACCTTCCCGTTGCCGTACGCGGCCAGATCCTCCGGAACGCCGCTGGCGTTGACCTTCATGTTGGTCGCGGTCGTCGCCGGCGTGCCGGCCGTGCTCCCGCTCACGGCGCTGGCCAGCGCGGACGCGAACGCCTGGCCCGTCTGCGACACCGCGGTCGCGGTTCTCGCCGCGGTCTGCTGCGTCATCGACGCGATCCGGTGCTCGATGTCGTTGATCCGGGCGGTGACGCCCGTGATGCCGTTCAGCACGATCCACCTCCGCTGCTTCAACCACCCATCGGCAGCCCACCCGGCGACCTGAGGTTCCCGGCCGGCCTGGCGCGCCGGGCATAGAGTCGCGGTCGTGTTCGCCGAGCCACCCGGATTCGATCGTGCCGCGCTCACCCGGGCGCTGCGCGACGGATGGGGCATCGCGGTCGCCGCGCTGGAGTACGCGCCGGTCGGCTTCGGCGCCCACCACTACCGCGCCCGGGACACCGGCGGCGCGGACTGGTTCGTCACCGTCGACCTGGACGCGGACCCGGTCGCGCTGGAGCGGGCGTTCGGCACTGCGGCGGCGCTGCGCGAGGCGGGGCTGGAGTTCGTGGCGGCGCCGCGCCGGCGGCCGGACGGGCGCTGCCTGACCGTGCTGGCCGGGGGCAGCGCGGTGTCCGTGGCCGAGGCGATCGACGGCGCGTCCCACGACTTCGGCGACGAACTGCCCGCACCGGCGCGGCGGCGGCTGCGCGACGCGCTCGACCGCATGCACGCGGCGCCGGTGCCGCCGGGCGCGCCGGTGGACCCGCTGACCGTCCCGCGCCGCGACGAGCTCACCCGCGCGGGTCCGCCGTGGGGCCCGGGGCCGTACGCGGACCGGGCCCGCGACCTGCTCCTCGCCCACCGGGACCGGATCGACGCGCTGTTCGCCCGGTACGACGCGCTGGTCCCGGCCGTGCGGGCGCGGCGGGACACCTGGGTGGTCACGCACGGCGAGCCGCACCCGGGCAACGTGATGCTGCCGGCGGGCGGCGGCATCCGGCTGATCGACTGGGACACGGTCGCCGTCGCGCCCCGCGAGCGCGACCTGTGGATGGCGGACCCGGACCGCACGGCCGACCCGGGGGCGGCGGAGCTGTACCGGCTGCGCTGGGCGCTCACCGACATCTGCGCGTTCGCGCACGACCTGCGCGTGCCGCACCGGGACGACGAGAACACCGCGCTCGCCTGGCGGGCACTCGGCGGATACCTGATCTCCGGCCTATGATCGGCCACATGGCGCGAATCGTGATCGTCGGCGGCCACGGCAAGGTGGCGCTGCTGCTGGCGCCGCTGCTGGTCCGGGCCGGCGACGAGGTGACCTCGGTGTTCCGCAACCCGGAGCACACGCCGGACGTGGCCGCCACCGGGGCCCGCCCGGTCGTCGCGGACCTGGAGAAGCTGGACACCGAGGCGATCGCGGCGCTGCTCGCGGGCCACGACGCGGTGGTCTGGTCGGCGGGCGCGGGCGGCGGCGATCCGGCGCGGACGTACGCGGTGGACCGGGACGCCGCGATCCGGACGATGGACGCGGCCGTGAGCGCGGGCGTGCGGCGGTTCGTGATGGTGTCCTACTTCGGCGCCGGCCCGGACCACGGCACGCCGCAGGAGAGCGGCTTCTTCCCGTACGCGGAGGCGAAGTCCGCGGCCGACGCCCACCTGGCCGGCACCGGGCTGGACTGGACGATCCTGCGGCCGAGCCGGCTCACGTCCGACGCGCCGACCGGGCTGATCGAGACCGCGGAGCAGGGCGCGACCGCCACCAGCGTGACCCGCGCGGACGTGGCCGCGGCCGTGGCGGCGGCGCTGGCCGACCCGGCCACCCGCGGCCGGACCGTCGAGTTCAACAACGGCGGCACGCCGATCGCGTCAGCGCTCGTACCGTAGATAGCGGGACATGTGCCGCACGGCCGGGATCGGCCGGAGCGCGGAGCCGAGCAGCCGGGTGACGCGCGGCAGTTCCTCGGTGCCGGGCGCGGTGATCGCGTCCACCGCGTCGCGCAGCCGCAGCCCGGGCACGGCCCGGACCGGGTCGTGCGGGTCGTCCACGCTCCAGTGCAGCGTGGCGCCGGAGAGGCGGACCGCCGGGTTCAGCTTCTGGGCGCGGATCGCCAGCCGGTTGAACGCGTCGAACGCGATCGTGGTGCCCTCGCCGAACCGGCCGGTGATCCGGCGCAGCAGTGAGATGCCCTGCTCCTCGGTGAGGTACATGCTCAGGCCCTCCGCGATCGCGAGCGTGGGGTGCCCGGCCGGGATGCGGTCGAGCCAGCCGTCGTCGGTGACGGACGCGCCGATCGTGTGGTAGCCGGGCCGGTCCGGGAACAGCGTGTGGCGCAGCTCGACGACGTCCGGGAAGTCCACGTCGTACCACTCGGCGCCGGGCCGGGGATCGACGCGCCAGACGCGGGTGTCCAGCCCGGCGCCGAGGTGGACCACGGTGACCTCGCCGTCGTGCTCGCGCAGGAACTCGCGCACCCACCCGTCCAGGAACCTGGCCCGCACCGCCACGGTGGGCGCCATCTGCGGGCTGATGCCGGTGGCGGAGAAGTCGTAGTCGATGGCGTCGACCGCGGCCGCGGCCATGGTGTCGCCCAGCACCGGGTGTGCCGCGCGGGCGTCGAGCGCCCGGGCGTACAGCGTTACCAACAGCGTCTCGCGCGCCTCCGTGAGGCGAACCCGCACCATGAATTCGACGGTACGCGGGCCGCGCTCGCCCGTGGGGGCACCGGTGACGCCGGGGCTGGTGCGGCATCCGGCAGAACGGGCGCACTGCACATTTCGCGCCCGCCGGCCGTCGTGGCGGCGATATGGTTCCCGGAGAAGCTCAGCCGAACAGCATCCGTTAAGGACGCGTTAAGGCGCGATGACCGCGCTCGGTGATCCATGCCTCACTGGGGCCGTTGCGCCAGTCTCGGGCGGAGGGTTTACGGTGAACGGAAGGTCTACCCAGAGATCTGCCGGTAAAGCGAGGGAAATACATGACGGATGTCAAGCTTGAGCATCCTGGCGGACAGCTGTCGATGCCGGTTCGGAACGCGGTTGAGGGACCGGCGGGCGTTGACGTCGGTCAGTTGTTGAAGGAAACCGGATACGTCACCCTCGACACCGGATTCGTCAACACCGCCTCATGCACCTCCGCGATCACCTACATCGACGGCGACGCCGGAATTCTGCGCTACCGTGGCTACCCGATCGACCAGCTGGCGGGCAAGGCGTCGTTCCTCGAGACGTCCTACCTCCTCATCTACGGTGAGCTGCCCACGGCGGACCAGCTCGCCGAGTTCGACTCCCGCGTCCGCAAGCACACGCTGCTGCATGAGGAGATGCGCCAGTTCTTCGGCGGTTTCCCGCGTGACGCGCACCCGATGGCCGTGCTCTCCTCCGCGGTGAGCGCGCTGTCGACCTTCTACCAGGACGCGCTCGACCCGTTCAATCCCGAGGACGTGGAGATCTCCACGGTCCGGCTGCTGGCCAAGGTGCCGACCATAGCGTCGTACGCCTACAAGAAGTCCATCGGTCAGCCGATGCTCTACCCGGACAACAATCTGGGTTACGTGGAGAACTTCCTCCGCATGACCTTCGGCGTCCCGACCGAGGACTACGAGATCGACCCGGTCGTGGCGCAGGTGCTGGACATGCTGCTCGTCCTGCACGCGGACCACGAGCAGAACTGCTCCACCTCCACGGTCCGCCTGGTCGGCTCCAGCCACGCGAACCTCTTCGCCTCCGTCTCGGCCGGCGTGAACGCGCTGTTCGGCCCGCTGCACGGCGGCGCGAACGAGGCCGTGCTGACCATGCTCAACGGCATCCACGCGAACGGCGGCGACGTCAACGCGTTCGTCGAGCGCGTGAAGAAGAAGGAGCCCGGCGTCAAGCTGATGGGCTTCGGGCACCGGGTCTACAAGAACTACGACCCGCGCGCCGCCATCGTCAAGCAGGCCGCGCGGGACGTGCTCGAGCGCACCGGCGGCAACGACCCGCTGCTCGAGCTCGCGATGAAGCTGGAGGAGATCGCGCTCGCCGACGACTTCTTCATCTCTCGCAAGCTCTACCCCAACGTGGACTTCTACACGGGCCTCATCTACAAGGCGATGGGCTTCCCGACCAAGATGTTCACGGTGCTGTTCGCGCTCGGCCGGCTCCCCGGCTGGATCGCGCAGTGGCGCGAAATGATCAACGACCCGGCGACGAAGATCGGCCGCCCGCGGCAGCTCTACACCGGCTCGCCGGAGCGCGCGTTCGTCCCGATCACCGAGCGCTGACCCGATTCCGGTTCCGCGATAAGGCCCGCGCCCCGGCGCGGGCCTTCTTGCATGATTGCCGTTAACGTCGATGTTCCCTGATGGCCGCCCGCGCCCGACACCATGCGGTTCCATGTGGAATCGACGACTGCTGACCGCCACCCTGGCGTCGGCGCTGATCGCGGGCGCGCTGGTGGCGCCGGCATCGGCCTCGGCCCGGAGATCATTCGACCTGCAGGCCCACCGCGGCGGGCTCGGCCTGCGCGTGGAGAACACGCTGGCGTCCTTCGGCAACGCGCTCCAACTCGGCGTGCGCACGCTGGAGCTGGACGTGCAGATCACCGAGGACCGGCAGGCCGTGGTCACCCACGACCGGCGCGTCTCCGGCACCAAGTGCGCCGACACCGCGCCCGTCACGCCCGGCGACCCGGAGTTCCCGTACGTCGGAAAGTATGTCAACACGCTGACGCTGGCCCAGGTCCGTACGCTCGACTGCGGATCGAGGTCGCTGGCCGATAAGCCGGGGCAGCTGGCCGTGCCGGGTGCCCGCATGCCGCTGCTGAGCGAGGTCTTCGCGCTGGTCAAGCGCTACCGCGCGGACGACGTGACGCTCAATGTGGAGACCAAGGTGGAGGCGGGCGCGCCCTCCGAGACCGCGCCGCGCGAGCAGTTCGTCCAGGTCACGCTGGCCGAGATCCGCAAGGCCGGGATGCTGCGCCAGGTCACGATCCAGAGCTTCGACTGGGGTGCGCTGAAGCGGTTCCGCGAGGTCGAGCCGCGGCTGCCCCGGGTGGCGCTGACCAACTACGACTTCCTCCAGGTGGGGCAGCCGGGCGCGTCGCCGTGGCTGGGCGGCCTGGACATCGACGACTTCGGCGGCGACCCGATCAAGGCGATCAAGACCTTCGGGGCGTACGCGTTCTCGCCCGTGCACGGCTTCCCGCAGAACGGCACCGTGTCCGACCCGGCGTACCGGCCCTACGTCACCGAGGCGATGGTGACGCACGCGCACCGCAACGGCATCAAGGTCGTCCCGTGGACCGTCAACGACGTGCCCACCATGGCGAAGCTGCTCGACGACGGCGTGGACGGCCTGATCACCGACTACCCGGACCGGCTGCGCACGCTGCTCTCCTCGCGCGGATACCAGCTGCCGCGCGGGTACCGGTCGCCGTTCGACGTGCAGGCCCACCGCGGCGGCCGCGCCACGCTCCCGGAGAACACGCTGCCCGCGTTCTCCGCGTCGCTGGCCGAACCGGCGATCTCCACGCTGGAGCTGGACACCGGCGTCACCCGCGACGGCCACCTGGTGGTGCTGCACGACCGCACGATCAACGGCTCGCACTGCGTCGACACCGCGCCCGCGACCCCGGGTGACCCGGCGTACCCCTACGTGGGCGACCTGGTGCACTCGCTGACGCTCGCGCAGATCAAGACCCTCGACTGCGGTACGCGGACGAACCTGCCCGGCCAGACGCCGGTGCCCGGGGCGCGCGTCCCCACGCTCACCGAGGTCTTCGAGCTGGTGGCGGCGTCCGGTCGTACCGACGTCCGGCTCAACATCGAGACGAAGATCAGTCCGACGGTGAACGACACCGAGCGCTACGACGTCTTCACCCGCAAGCTGGTCACCGCGATCCAGCGGGCGCGGATGACCTCGCGCGTCACCATCCAGTCGTTCGACTGGCGCACCATCCAGCTGTCCCGGCGCCTCGACCCGCGCATCGAGACCGTGGCGCTGGTCTGGCAGTACGGCCCGGCCGAGTGCGCGTCGCCGGCCGACGAGTGCTCGCTGCGGGCCGTCTACGGCGACCCGTCGGTGCGCAGCCCGTGGACCGGCAGCCTGGACTGGTGGCGCTTCCGCGACCTGGGCAAGCTGGTCCGCGCCGCCGGCGCCGGCACGGTCTCCGCCAACTGGCAGGTCCACGACCCGTCCCAGCCGGCCGCCCCGCACCCGGACTGGTACATCCGGACGGACCCGTCGTACTTCCACGGCCCCACGGTGCCGGTCCTCCAGCGCCGCGACGGCCTGAAGGTCGTCCCGTACACGCTGGACGACCCGGCGGTCATCCAGCGCGCCATCGACCTCGGCGTCGACGGCATCATCTCCGACACCCCCGCGCTGCTCATCCAGATCGCCATCCGCAACGGCCTCCGCTGACCGCTCGCCGCTCCCGGGCCGCCGCCGATCCCTCGGCGGCGGCCCGTCGCGGCGCGGTACTGATCATGTGTGCCGGTCGATATGTTGGTCGGCATCATCGCCGCGCGGCAAGGACGGACGGACATGGCGGACAGGACGCCCCGGCGGGCGCTGCCGGTCGTGCTCGTGGTGGCCGCCGCGGCGCTGTGCCTGTGCGCCGGACTCACCGTCCTGGCGGCCGTGCTGGCCGGGCAGAGCCGCGACGGGCCGCAGGTCGGCGCCACCGGGGCGCCGGGTACCCCCGACGACGAACTGCCGGCCGCCGAGCCGCCGCAGGCCGACATCCAGCAGATCTACAGCGACGCGCGGACCAGCCTGCGCGACGGCACGGCCTACGTGGGCTCGCCCAAAGAGGTCACGGTGGGCGAGACCGTGCACATCAGCGCCCGGGTCTGCGGCGAGCTCAGCACCGCGTGCGCGGCCGGGCCGCCCGGCGTCGCGCCGTCGTCGGCCGGGCCGGTGCGCAGCGCGCCGGTCTTCGTCGGCGCGCGCGTGGAAGCGGTGGCCGCGGCCGGCGCGGACCTGACCGTGATGCCCACCGCCGGCGGCGTGCAGCCGCTCATCTCCGAGGAGGACTGGGCCGAGTGGGAGTGGGCGGTCACGCCGGCCCGGGCCGGCTCGCTGACGCTGACCGTCCGGTTCCGGGTGCTGCTCGCCGACTCCGACGAGTCCCTGGTGCCGGACACGCTGATCAGGGTCCCGGTGGAGGCGCTGCCCGAACCGGTGCAGCCGGTCAACCCGGTCCGTCGTGCGTTCGACGCCGTGACCGGTGCCGTCACCGCGCTCCTGGGACTCCTCGCCACGATCTTCTCGCTGCTCGGGCTGACCGCGGCCGGCATCTGGAAGGCCGCGCGCAATCGCCGGCGGCGCCGCCGGTCCGCGAGCCTCGAGCCCGGTGCCGAAGGCCCCACCCGGCCCCCTGAACCCGCGCGACGGGACGTCACGCCGGGACCCGCCCTGCGAGACGCGGCGCCGGGACCCGCCCGGCACGACGTCACGCCGGGACCCGCCCTGCGAGACGCGGCGCCGGGACCCGCCCGGCACGACGTCACGCCGGGACCCGCCCTGCGAGACGCGGCGCCGGGAGCCGTCTGGCACGACGCGGCGCCGGGGGCTGACCGGCACGACGCGGCGCCCCGACATGACGCCACGGCGGAAGCCGCCCGGCACGACGCCGCGCCGGGAAGCGGCCGGCATGACGTCGTGCCCGGGGATGACCGGCCTGACGGGGCGGCCGATCGGACCGACACGCGCCCGCCGGCGGGTTGAACGGCGCCGGGCCGGGACGAGAGGGGCCGGCGCCGGTGCGGCCCCCGCCGGGGTGTGCCGCCCTTGCGGCCACGGCACTGGCAGGGAGGAGCGCCAGCGACGACCGGTCTCGCCGGGAGGCCTGGACGGTGATGTGAGACCAACCCGGGCAGATCACATGGGTTTCCTACAGCGGTC
It encodes:
- a CDS encoding glycerophosphodiester phosphodiesterase family protein, coding for MWNRRLLTATLASALIAGALVAPASASARRSFDLQAHRGGLGLRVENTLASFGNALQLGVRTLELDVQITEDRQAVVTHDRRVSGTKCADTAPVTPGDPEFPYVGKYVNTLTLAQVRTLDCGSRSLADKPGQLAVPGARMPLLSEVFALVKRYRADDVTLNVETKVEAGAPSETAPREQFVQVTLAEIRKAGMLRQVTIQSFDWGALKRFREVEPRLPRVALTNYDFLQVGQPGASPWLGGLDIDDFGGDPIKAIKTFGAYAFSPVHGFPQNGTVSDPAYRPYVTEAMVTHAHRNGIKVVPWTVNDVPTMAKLLDDGVDGLITDYPDRLRTLLSSRGYQLPRGYRSPFDVQAHRGGRATLPENTLPAFSASLAEPAISTLELDTGVTRDGHLVVLHDRTINGSHCVDTAPATPGDPAYPYVGDLVHSLTLAQIKTLDCGTRTNLPGQTPVPGARVPTLTEVFELVAASGRTDVRLNIETKISPTVNDTERYDVFTRKLVTAIQRARMTSRVTIQSFDWRTIQLSRRLDPRIETVALVWQYGPAECASPADECSLRAVYGDPSVRSPWTGSLDWWRFRDLGKLVRAAGAGTVSANWQVHDPSQPAAPHPDWYIRTDPSYFHGPTVPVLQRRDGLKVVPYTLDDPAVIQRAIDLGVDGIISDTPALLIQIAIRNGLR
- a CDS encoding SDR family oxidoreductase; translated protein: MARIVIVGGHGKVALLLAPLLVRAGDEVTSVFRNPEHTPDVAATGARPVVADLEKLDTEAIAALLAGHDAVVWSAGAGGGDPARTYAVDRDAAIRTMDAAVSAGVRRFVMVSYFGAGPDHGTPQESGFFPYAEAKSAADAHLAGTGLDWTILRPSRLTSDAPTGLIETAEQGATATSVTRADVAAAVAAALADPATRGRTVEFNNGGTPIASALVP
- a CDS encoding citrate synthase; the encoded protein is MTDVKLEHPGGQLSMPVRNAVEGPAGVDVGQLLKETGYVTLDTGFVNTASCTSAITYIDGDAGILRYRGYPIDQLAGKASFLETSYLLIYGELPTADQLAEFDSRVRKHTLLHEEMRQFFGGFPRDAHPMAVLSSAVSALSTFYQDALDPFNPEDVEISTVRLLAKVPTIASYAYKKSIGQPMLYPDNNLGYVENFLRMTFGVPTEDYEIDPVVAQVLDMLLVLHADHEQNCSTSTVRLVGSSHANLFASVSAGVNALFGPLHGGANEAVLTMLNGIHANGGDVNAFVERVKKKEPGVKLMGFGHRVYKNYDPRAAIVKQAARDVLERTGGNDPLLELAMKLEEIALADDFFISRKLYPNVDFYTGLIYKAMGFPTKMFTVLFALGRLPGWIAQWREMINDPATKIGRPRQLYTGSPERAFVPITER
- a CDS encoding class I SAM-dependent methyltransferase; amino-acid sequence: MVRVRLTEARETLLVTLYARALDARAAHPVLGDTMAAAAVDAIDYDFSATGISPQMAPTVAVRARFLDGWVREFLREHDGEVTVVHLGAGLDTRVWRVDPRPGAEWYDVDFPDVVELRHTLFPDRPGYHTIGASVTDDGWLDRIPAGHPTLAIAEGLSMYLTEEQGISLLRRITGRFGEGTTIAFDAFNRLAIRAQKLNPAVRLSGATLHWSVDDPHDPVRAVPGLRLRDAVDAITAPGTEELPRVTRLLGSALRPIPAVRHMSRYLRYER
- a CDS encoding phosphotransferase; this translates as MFAEPPGFDRAALTRALRDGWGIAVAALEYAPVGFGAHHYRARDTGGADWFVTVDLDADPVALERAFGTAAALREAGLEFVAAPRRRPDGRCLTVLAGGSAVSVAEAIDGASHDFGDELPAPARRRLRDALDRMHAAPVPPGAPVDPLTVPRRDELTRAGPPWGPGPYADRARDLLLAHRDRIDALFARYDALVPAVRARRDTWVVTHGEPHPGNVMLPAGGGIRLIDWDTVAVAPRERDLWMADPDRTADPGAAELYRLRWALTDICAFAHDLRVPHRDDENTALAWRALGGYLISGL
- a CDS encoding M15 family metallopeptidase; this translates as MLNGITGVTARINDIEHRIASMTQQTAARTATAVSQTGQAFASALASAVSGSTAGTPATTATNMKVNASGVPEDLAAYGNGKVPASALGQVGGTGHRLWGPAAEKLTQLIADAKAQGVTIGITDSYRPYEEQVDLARRKGLYSQGGLAAKPGTSDHGWGMAADLDLNAKALTWMRQNAGRYGFEEDTPRESWHWGFKPEKLM